A segment of the Streptomyces sp. ITFR-21 genome:
GTCCACCCGCAAGAACGTCAAGGGCTACGTGGTCGCCCAGGTCCGGGCCTCGCGGCTGATCCTGGTCACCGAGCAGCGCGACACCGCCCAGAGCCGCCCCGACAGCCAGACGGTGGCCCTGCCTGACGCGGCCGCCCCGTCCGCCGGACCGGGCGGCGAGGTGTCCAGGACCGATCCGGCCGAGTACGTCGGCGACGCCGCCGCCCGCACGGGGTTCGCCGGGCTGGAGGCCATCGACGAGATCACCATGGTCGCGGTCCCCGACCTGATGGGCGCCCACCAGCGCGGCGACATCGACGCCGAGGGGGTGCGCGCCGTCCAGCTCGCGGTGATCTCGCACTGCGAGCAGATGGGCGACCGGGTGGCGGTGCTGGACACCCCGCCCGGACTCAACGCCCAGCAGGTGCGCGCCTGGCGCAACGACGAGGCGGGTTACGACTCGCGGTACGCCACCCTCTACTACCCGTGGGTGCGGGTCTTCGACCCGGCCACCGGCCGCAACACCGCCGTCCCGCCGAGCGGCCACATCGCCGGGGTGTGGGCGCGCAGCGACGCCGAGCGCGGCGTGCACAAGGCGCCCGCCAACGAGGTGCTGCGGGGCGCGGTGGACCTGGAGATCCGGCTCAGCAAGGGCGAGCAGGACCTGCTCAACCCGATCGGCGTGAACTGCGTACGGGCCTTCCCCGGGCGCGGCATCCGGGTGTGGGGCGCCCGCACCCTGTCCTCCGACCCGGCCTGGCGCTACCTGAACGTCCGCCGCCTGTTCAACTACCTGGAGGAATCCATCCTGCTGGGCACCCAGTGGGTGGTCTTCGAACCGAACGACGACCGGCTGTGGTCCAGCATCCGCCGCAACGTCACCGCGTTCCTCACCGAGGAATGGCGCCGGGGCGGGCTCTTCGGCCGCACCGCCGACGAGGCGTTCTACGTGAAGTGCGACCGCGGCAACAACCCGCAGGAGTCCATCGACCAGGGCCGCGTGGTCTGCGAGATCGGGGTCTCGCCGGTGAAGCCGGCCGAGTTCGTGGTCTTCCGGCTGGCCCAGTTCTCCGACAGCACCAGCCTCATTGACGAGTGACCCCCGGGTCCGGCAGGAAAAAGGTGACACACAGCCATGGCAGAGGGCGATGCGCTTTCCACCCACGTCTTCGGCGTGCAGCTCGGCGGCTACCTGGTGGAGTCGATCCAGGAGATCAGCGGCCTGACCGTCGAGGAGGAGGTCGTCGAGGTCCGGCAGGTCAGCGCCGAGGGCAAGCAGATCATCCGCAAGCAGCCCGGCGCCCGGCAGGCCGGCGAGGTCACGATCACCCGCGGACTCGACAAGAGCAGCGAGTTCACCAAGTGGATCAAGGAGACCCTGAACAAGGGCGCCGTCGACTCCGCCCGGCAGAACCTGACCATCGAGATCAAGGACTCCACGGGCGACACCGTCCGGCGCATCCAGCTGATGCAGGGCTGGGCCTCCAAGTGGGAGGGGCCCTCGCTCAAAGCCGGTGAGTCCTCCCCGGCCACCGAGTCCGTCACGATCGTGTTCGAGGAGATCGTCGTCGAATGAGGCGCCGTACAGTGACCGCGGGCAGCCTGGAGGAGATCCTGGAGGCGACCGAGCCGGGCCCGGCCCCCGAACAGCCGCGGCCCCCGGCCGCCCGCCCCGCGACGGCCGACGCCCACGGGCTGCGCACCGAGTTCGCGTTCGAACTGCCGCGCGGGTACGTGGACGAGGCGGGCACGCTGCACCGGCACGGGACGATGCGGCTGGCGACCGCCCGCGACGAGCTGCGCCCGCAGATCGACCTGCGGGTCAAGGAGAACCCGGCCTACCTGAGCGTGGTGCTGCTGAGCCAGGTCATCACCCGGCTCGGCACCGTCACCGACGTGCACGCGGGGGTCGTGGAGCGGATGTACGCCACCGACGTGGCCTTCCTCCAGGACTTCTACCGCCGGATCAACAGCGAGGGGCACACCCGCGCCGCGGTGACCTGCCCGCACTGCGACGGCGCCTTCGAGGTCGACCTCTCGGGTGGGCGCCTGGGGGAATCGTGACGTACGCGCTCCCGCGGCTGCGGGAGGAGATCGCGTACATCGCCTACCACTTCCACTGGCAGCGCGAGGAGATCCTCGACCTCACCCACGGCGAGCGCACGCAGTGGGTGGCCGAGATCGCCCGCATCAACACCCGCGTGAACGAAGGTGGTTGACCACATGGCAAGGCGGGACGTATGGCGCCGGCGAGCCAAAAGGGCGACCGGCGACGGCGGCACGGGTACGGGGCCGGGCGCGGCGGCCGGAGCGGGCGGGCCGACGGAGGCGCCGCGCGGGGCGGCCGGCTCGGGCTCCGGCCCCAGCCCCGCGGGCGGGGCCGCGCCCGGCCCCGTGCCCGCGGCCGCCTCCGTGCCCGCGGACTGGGACGGCGGGTGGCGCCGGACGCCGCCGCCGCGGCTGACGCTGGCCACGGCCCGCGACCGGCTCGGCGTGAGCGACGGCCTCGCCTTCCGCGCGGGCCTCGCGTCCTGGCGGAACCCGTCCTTCGACACGGGCCTCGGCCACGCGCTGCTGCCCTCCGCACCCGCCGGCCTGGTCCACGGCGTCACCCGCCCCGCCCCGCCGCGCGCCGCCCGCGACGGCGGCGGCCCGCTGCTGCTGCGGGCGGTGCGCACGGCCCCGGCGCACGACGCCCCGGACGCCGCCGGGAGCGGGCCGCCGGCCGGGGCGGAGCCCGGCGGCGGCCGCGCCGCCCGTACCCCACCGGTCCGTTCGGCGGGGCCGGGCGGGCCGGAGGACACGGCGGCCGGTACGCCGCGCGGACACGGCACTCCGCCCGGCCGCGGGACGGCCGCCGCGGCCGCCCTCGCGTCCCGCTCCGCACCGCGGCCGCCGGTCCGGGTCAACGCGACGGAGGCCGCCGGCGCCCGGCGCCCTGCGGCCGGCGCGGACCTTCCGGTGGTGCGGAGGATCGCCGCGGTGCCACCCGCCGCGGGCGCCACGACCCCGACCCGCGTGCCGGGGGCACCGGAGCCCCGGGGCGACGGTGCCGCGCCCGTACGTCCCCGCCCGCTGGGCCCCCCGCTGACCGTCGCCCGCGCGACGTCCGGCCCGGTACGGCGGATCCCGGCCCTGCGCGCCGCCACGACGGCGCCCACGCCCGCGCCGGAGGCGGCGGCCGCGCCGCCCGCCGGGGACCGTGGGCGACCGGGCGGCGGCCGGACGACCTTGGGCGCGCCCTTGGCCGAACTCCCCTCCACCGCGACGCCGCTGCCGCCCGGCGGACCGCGGCCGCCCCGCCCGCCGACCGGGTCGGGGCACGCGGCAGGACCGGCCCTGCCCGTCGTACGGGACCGGACGGACGCGCCCGGCCCCGGGCCGGCGGGCGCGCGCCCGCCCGCGCCCTCCCCCCGGCCGGCCCCCACCCGCGGTGACCTCGGCGCACCCCTGCCGGCGGTACAGCGCCGGACAGACACGGCCGACCCCGAGCCGACCACGACCGGCGCGCTCCCGACCCCCGACCCAACCGGGACCACCACCCGCGGCACCCTCGGCACACCCCCACCGGCCGCACAACGACAAACGGACGCCCCCGAAACCCGGCCGACCCCGGCAACCCCCACCCGCGGCAACCTCGGCACACCCCCACCGGTCGTACGCCGCCGGACAAACACGGCCGACCCCGAGCCGACCACGACCGGCGCGCTCCCGACCCCCGACCCAACCGGGACCACCACCCGCGGCACCCTCGGCACACCCCCACCGGCCGCACAACGACAAACGGACGCCCCCGAAACCCGGCCGACCCCGGCAACCCCCACCCGCGGCAACCTCGGCACACCCCCACCGGTCGTACGCCGCCGGACAGACACGGCCGACCCCGAGCCGACCACGACCGGCGCGCTCCCGACCCCCGACCCGACCCTCGGCCGCCGCGGGACGCCGCTGCCCGCCCTGCAGCGCCGAGCGGACGCCCCCGGGCCCGATCCCGCCGCGTCAAGCGCGCTCCCGGCCCGCGGCGTCGGCGCGGCACTCCCGCCGGTCGTGCAGCGCCGAGCGGACACCGCGGAACCCGGGCCCGCCGCCGCGGGCGCGCCCCCGGCCGCCCGCCGGCCGGCCGGCGCCGGGGTCCGCGCCCGAGGCGGTCTGGGGGCGCCGCTGCCGGCGCTGCCGCCGACCGCAGGCGGGCGCCGCGAGGGCGACTCCGGGCAGCGTCCGGCCGTGCGTCCGGCCGGTCCGCAACCCCGTTCCGGGAGCGGCGCGAGCACCGCGCCGCTGCTGGGCGCGGCGGGCGGCGGCGGGCCGGGCCCGGTCGCCCATCCCCGCACGGCCGGCGCGGCTTCCGCTCCGCCGCCGGGCAGCGCGCGGGCCGACGCCCCTCCGCCGGTGCGGCGCGGCGGCCCGCCGGCCGCGGGACCCGTACCGGCCGCCGCCCCCGTAGCGCGCGTGACCCCGGCCGGGCCCCCGCCGGGTCCGCCCGCTCGGACGGCAGCGGGCGGCGCCGGGACGAACCCGCCGGCCCGCGGCGGTCGTTGGGCGTTGGGACCGGTCGTCGTCGCCCGCGCCGTCGCGCCCGGCGCCGACGGACGGCCGCGCGCCGTGCGGCCGGCGGGCGCCCTGTCCGCGCCATCGGCGCCCCGCGCCCTCGCGCTGCTCGCCGCGCGCCCGCTCGGCGTCCGCACCCGGGCGCCCGAGGGGGCCGCGGCGCCCCCGGACGCCGCCCGGCCTCCCGTCGTGGCCGCGGCCTGGAGCCGCGAACCGGCTGCCGTACCGGACCCGCGGCACGCCGCCGCGACCGGTCCGGCCGCCGGCCGCTCCCTCGCGCCGGACCCGCGCCGCTCCCCCGCGCCGGACCCGCGCCGCTCCCCCGCGCCGGACCCGCGCCGCTCCCCCGCGGCCCACCCCGTCCGCCCGCGCCCGCCCGCGCCCGTTCCCGTCGTACGCCCCGACGCCCCCGGCCGGCGAACCGCCGCCGCGGGCGCGCCCGTACGCCCGTACGCGCTGCCGGTGTCCGACCCGAACGCGTTCCCGCTCCGGGGCCGTCCGCCGGTGCCGCCCGCGTCCTCCGCGCCGCCCGTGCCCGTGGTCCGCGCGGGCCGCGCCACCGCGCCGCCGCGGCGCGCCGGCGGTCCGGCCGGGCCGGCCGTCCAGCGGGAGGTGTCCGGCGGTACCCCCGCCGTACCGGCCGGAGTACCGGTCAGGGCGGTGCCCGTGCAGCCGCGGTCCGCCGCTCCGCCG
Coding sequences within it:
- a CDS encoding phage tail sheath family protein, coding for MATYLTPGVYVEEVQSGARPIEGVGTAVAAFVGFARTGPFHEPTLVTNWDQYTQRFGGFTEGTYLAHAVYGYFSNGGGAAYVVRVGGPAADSSAPAVGDGRASRDAGTVEPVALGGFLVAGRPGTSGLSVEIADPEGENPPEDRFRLLVRQGGQVVETYDVSTRKNVKGYVVAQVRASRLILVTEQRDTAQSRPDSQTVALPDAAAPSAGPGGEVSRTDPAEYVGDAAARTGFAGLEAIDEITMVAVPDLMGAHQRGDIDAEGVRAVQLAVISHCEQMGDRVAVLDTPPGLNAQQVRAWRNDEAGYDSRYATLYYPWVRVFDPATGRNTAVPPSGHIAGVWARSDAERGVHKAPANEVLRGAVDLEIRLSKGEQDLLNPIGVNCVRAFPGRGIRVWGARTLSSDPAWRYLNVRRLFNYLEESILLGTQWVVFEPNDDRLWSSIRRNVTAFLTEEWRRGGLFGRTADEAFYVKCDRGNNPQESIDQGRVVCEIGVSPVKPAEFVVFRLAQFSDSTSLIDE
- a CDS encoding phage tail protein, producing the protein MAEGDALSTHVFGVQLGGYLVESIQEISGLTVEEEVVEVRQVSAEGKQIIRKQPGARQAGEVTITRGLDKSSEFTKWIKETLNKGAVDSARQNLTIEIKDSTGDTVRRIQLMQGWASKWEGPSLKAGESSPATESVTIVFEEIVVE
- a CDS encoding DUF6760 family protein, whose amino-acid sequence is MTYALPRLREEIAYIAYHFHWQREEILDLTHGERTQWVAEIARINTRVNEGG